In the Chloroflexota bacterium genome, one interval contains:
- a CDS encoding extradiol ring-cleavage dioxygenase, translated as MAEVVIGLGTSHSPQLSMLPEAWASRAGANDQRNPALIGTDGIVSNYEDLLARVDKKRLERELDPELQMQRHERNQRGIAQVAEALKNANVDVLVMFGDDQQEYLTDDNMPAFSIYWGNEVKVLGQGEAYTAATGYQPLIGYPPEDSVVPTHGSLGKHMIEFLTEAEYDVGYSRFLDPDRGGRSRGGIGHAFAYVHHRIMEGLNIPTVPIMVNTYYPPNQPTPKRCYDIGRSVRSAIEAWSGKERVAVLASGGLSHFVVDEELDTWTLEGLQEKNIVKLQQLPRERLNSGNSEARNWMSLAGAAEHLDMELFDYVPCYRSPAGTGCAMAFAQWT; from the coding sequence ATGGCAGAGGTAGTCATCGGGCTCGGAACGTCACACAGCCCGCAGTTGAGCATGCTGCCGGAGGCGTGGGCATCCCGTGCGGGCGCCAACGACCAGCGCAACCCCGCCCTCATCGGCACAGACGGCATCGTGTCCAACTACGAGGACCTGCTGGCGCGCGTCGACAAGAAGCGCCTCGAGCGGGAACTCGACCCGGAGCTGCAGATGCAGCGCCACGAGCGCAACCAGCGCGGCATCGCCCAGGTGGCGGAGGCGCTGAAGAACGCCAACGTGGACGTCCTCGTGATGTTCGGCGACGACCAGCAGGAGTATCTGACCGACGACAACATGCCGGCCTTCAGCATCTACTGGGGCAATGAGGTCAAGGTCCTCGGCCAGGGCGAGGCATACACGGCCGCCACCGGCTACCAGCCCCTCATCGGCTACCCGCCGGAGGACAGCGTCGTCCCCACCCACGGCTCCCTCGGCAAGCACATGATTGAGTTCCTCACCGAGGCCGAGTACGACGTTGGGTACTCTCGCTTCCTTGACCCGGACCGTGGCGGGCGCTCGCGCGGCGGCATCGGCCACGCCTTCGCCTACGTCCACCACCGCATCATGGAGGGCCTCAACATTCCCACCGTGCCCATCATGGTCAACACCTACTACCCGCCGAACCAGCCCACGCCCAAGCGCTGCTACGACATCGGTCGCTCCGTCCGCAGCGCAATCGAGGCATGGTCGGGCAAGGAGCGCGTCGCTGTCCTCGCTTCCGGCGGCCTGAGTCACTTCGTCGTCGACGAGGAGCTCGACACGTGGACTCTGGAGGGGCTGCAGGAGAAGAACATCGTCAAGTTGCAGCAGCTCCCACGGGAGCGCCTCAACTCCGGCAACTCGGAGGCCCGCAACTGGATGTCCCTGGCCGGCGCGGCGGAGCACCTCGACATGGAGCTGTTCGACTACGTGCCCTGCTACCGGTCGCCCGCGGGCACCGGCTGCGCGATGGCCTTTGCCCAGTGGACATAG
- a CDS encoding glutaredoxin family protein, translating into MVKGYLSQKGVDYAVRNISEDLEARQTVIDMGHRSTPVTLIGGHKVLGFDRAQIDEALAAEGVA; encoded by the coding sequence ATGGTGAAAGGGTACCTTTCACAGAAGGGCGTCGACTACGCCGTGCGGAACATCTCCGAGGACCTTGAGGCGCGACAGACCGTCATCGACATGGGGCACCGCAGCACGCCGGTCACCCTCATAGGCGGACACAAGGTGCTGGGATTCGACCGGGCTCAGATTGACGAAGCCCTCGCCGCGGAGGGTGTGGCCTAG
- a CDS encoding MIP family channel protein encodes MRASNHKEPRIAMAQQPPSLPRRCVAEFIGTFGLLFAGAGAIMINEISGGTVTNVGIGLVFGLTVAAMIFATGHISGAHINPAVTLGFALARHFPWKLVPMYWGSQLLGATAACLVLRGLFGNVADMGATLPGAEEWVVVSFEALLTFFLMFVIMAMATDIRAVGTAAALAIGATVGLEAIFGGPISGASMNPARSFGPALVSANWTAHWVYWIGPIVGAAAAAFTYAWLREGNAMQNGEEQ; translated from the coding sequence ATGAGAGCTAGCAACCACAAGGAGCCACGCATAGCCATGGCCCAGCAGCCCCCATCCCTGCCGCGCCGGTGCGTCGCCGAGTTCATTGGCACGTTCGGCCTCCTCTTCGCCGGCGCAGGCGCCATCATGATCAACGAGATCTCCGGCGGCACGGTCACCAACGTCGGGATCGGCCTCGTGTTCGGCCTGACCGTCGCCGCAATGATCTTCGCGACGGGCCACATCTCCGGCGCGCACATCAACCCCGCGGTGACCCTCGGATTCGCCCTCGCGCGGCACTTCCCGTGGAAGCTCGTGCCCATGTACTGGGGCTCGCAGCTTCTCGGCGCAACCGCCGCCTGCCTCGTCCTCCGAGGCCTCTTCGGCAACGTCGCTGACATGGGCGCCACGCTCCCCGGCGCCGAGGAGTGGGTCGTCGTCTCCTTTGAGGCGCTGCTCACCTTCTTCCTCATGTTCGTCATCATGGCGATGGCCACGGACATCCGGGCCGTCGGCACGGCGGCGGCGCTGGCCATCGGCGCAACGGTAGGGCTGGAAGCCATATTCGGCGGCCCCATCAGCGGCGCGTCCATGAACCCCGCCCGATCATTCGGCCCCGCGCTGGTCAGCGCCAACTGGACCGCCCACTGGGTGTACTGGATCGGCCCGATAGTCGGCGCAGCGGCCGCCGCCTTCACCTACGCCTGGCTGCGGGAGGGCAACGCCATGCAAAACGGGGAAGAGCAATGA
- a CDS encoding arsenate reductase ArsC — MKNVLFVCVHNAGRSQMAEAFLNAAGSDRLVGESAGTVPTEHVNPIVAEAMWEVGIDISVNAPKVITQAMADNADLIFTMGCAIDDACPATFLPAEDWGLDDPAGQPLETVRQIRDQIRIKVAELLEREG, encoded by the coding sequence ATGAAGAACGTCCTCTTTGTCTGCGTCCACAACGCCGGTCGGAGCCAGATGGCTGAGGCCTTCTTGAATGCGGCCGGTAGCGACCGGCTGGTCGGCGAATCCGCGGGAACAGTACCCACCGAGCACGTGAACCCCATCGTGGCAGAGGCGATGTGGGAGGTCGGCATAGACATCAGCGTCAACGCGCCAAAGGTCATCACACAGGCGATGGCCGACAACGCAGACCTCATCTTCACCATGGGCTGCGCCATCGACGACGCCTGCCCCGCCACGTTCCTGCCCGCCGAGGACTGGGGCCTCGACGACCCTGCTGGCCAGCCCCTCGAGACCGTGCGGCAAATCCGTGACCAGATTAGAATAAAGGTCGCAGAGCTGCTGGAACGGGAGGGCTAG
- a CDS encoding 2-dehydropantoate 2-reductase, whose product MRIAIYGTGGVGGYFGGRLAQAGEDVTFIARGAHLDAIRSNGLRVSSVHGDFAVAGARATDSPAEVGPVDAVLVAVKAWQVSEVAPLIQPLVGPDTVVVPLQNGVEAAPQLIEGLGPDNVVGGLCRVVALIEGPGHIRHGGGDDFVGIAELDNQPSERVERVRAALAEAGLKAETPPDIYAALWAKFLFICAWGGVGAVTRSAVGVTRSLPLTRAMLEGAMTETYNVARARGINLPDTAVATGMAAIDRQPEGGEASMQRDIQDGRPSELESQNGAVVRLGRESGVPTPTHDFIYGSLLPQEQRARG is encoded by the coding sequence ATGAGAATAGCGATATACGGGACCGGGGGCGTCGGTGGTTACTTCGGCGGCCGCCTCGCGCAGGCCGGCGAGGACGTCACCTTCATCGCGCGCGGCGCCCACCTTGACGCCATACGCTCCAACGGTCTCCGTGTCAGCAGCGTCCACGGCGACTTCGCCGTCGCGGGCGCCAGGGCCACCGACTCGCCAGCCGAAGTCGGCCCCGTCGACGCCGTGCTCGTTGCCGTCAAGGCGTGGCAGGTCTCCGAGGTCGCCCCGCTCATTCAGCCGCTCGTCGGCCCGGACACGGTCGTGGTGCCGCTCCAGAACGGCGTCGAAGCCGCGCCGCAGCTCATCGAGGGCCTCGGGCCCGACAACGTGGTCGGCGGCCTATGCCGTGTCGTCGCCCTCATCGAGGGCCCCGGCCACATCCGGCACGGCGGCGGCGACGACTTCGTCGGCATCGCGGAGCTCGACAACCAGCCGAGCGAGCGCGTAGAGCGAGTCCGCGCCGCGTTGGCCGAGGCGGGTCTCAAGGCAGAGACCCCGCCCGACATCTACGCAGCGCTCTGGGCCAAGTTTCTCTTCATCTGCGCATGGGGAGGCGTCGGCGCCGTCACCCGCTCCGCTGTCGGCGTCACCCGTTCACTGCCCCTGACGCGAGCAATGCTCGAGGGCGCCATGACCGAGACGTACAACGTCGCGCGCGCCCGTGGCATCAACCTTCCCGACACCGCCGTCGCCACCGGCATGGCCGCAATCGACCGCCAGCCGGAAGGTGGCGAGGCCTCCATGCAGCGCGACATCCAGGATGGGCGCCCCTCGGAGCTTGAGTCGCAGAACGGCGCCGTCGTCCGCCTCGGCCGCGAGTCCGGCGTGCCAACGCCCACCCACGACTTCATCTACGGAAGCCTGCTGCCACAGGAGCAACGCGCGAGGGGCTAG
- a CDS encoding D-2-hydroxyacid dehydrogenase family protein translates to MVRIAVIDDYQNLASTLAEWDSLPEGSQVDFYQDHLTDKDALVERLQPYDIIQLMRERTEFSAELLDALPNLRMLSGTGGAYYNSIDIPHATERGILLTRTGGSAGGSVEELTWALILGLTKRLREEDRETREGQWQTSLSPTLAGRTLGIIGLGRLGKRVAQVGQAFNMKLVAWSPWQTEERASESGAQLLSREEFFSTSYVISIHIPLTAESRGLVTAADLAMMQPNAFIINTSRGPIVDEAALVDALREGRIGGAGLDVFDEEPLPKDHPFLSLPNTLLTPHIGFVTEEGYQSFYRSALANIKAFMAGEPTNAINPEALEKQG, encoded by the coding sequence ATGGTGCGCATCGCGGTCATCGACGACTACCAGAACTTAGCCAGTACCCTCGCGGAATGGGACTCGCTCCCGGAAGGCTCACAGGTCGACTTCTACCAGGACCACCTGACGGACAAGGACGCCCTGGTGGAACGCCTCCAGCCCTATGACATCATTCAGCTCATGCGAGAGCGGACAGAGTTCAGCGCCGAGCTTCTCGACGCCCTGCCCAACCTGCGGATGCTCTCCGGTACCGGCGGCGCCTATTACAACTCCATCGACATCCCTCACGCCACCGAGCGCGGCATCCTGCTTACAAGGACTGGCGGGTCCGCGGGCGGCAGCGTCGAGGAGCTGACGTGGGCCCTCATCCTCGGCCTGACCAAGCGCCTGCGGGAGGAGGACCGCGAGACCCGAGAGGGGCAGTGGCAAACCTCCCTCAGCCCGACCCTTGCGGGAAGGACGTTGGGCATCATCGGCCTCGGTCGCCTCGGCAAGCGGGTGGCGCAGGTTGGCCAGGCCTTCAACATGAAACTCGTCGCGTGGAGCCCATGGCAGACGGAGGAGCGAGCTTCGGAGAGCGGCGCGCAGTTGCTGAGCCGCGAGGAGTTCTTCTCGACGTCCTACGTAATTAGCATCCACATTCCCCTGACGGCCGAGAGCCGGGGCCTCGTCACCGCGGCAGACCTCGCGATGATGCAACCGAACGCCTTCATCATCAACACGTCGCGCGGCCCCATCGTCGACGAGGCCGCTCTGGTTGATGCCCTCCGGGAGGGAAGGATCGGCGGCGCGGGCTTGGATGTGTTCGATGAGGAGCCGCTGCCGAAGGACCACCCCTTCTTGAGCCTGCCCAATACGCTCCTGACGCCGCATATTGGCTTTGTGACGGAGGAAGGCTACCAGTCCTTCTACCGCAGCGCCTTGGCCAACATCAAGGCATTCATGGCAGGCGAGCCCACCAACGCGATAAACCCGGAAGCCTTGGAGAAGCAGGGGTAG
- a CDS encoding Ldh family oxidoreductase, with protein sequence MPTFSHEYLRKVSYEIFKAAGTPDEAAQDVAEGLISSNLAGHDSHGVGQVPVYVDRIKAGHIIPDAPYVVDKETRTTAVINGNWGFGFAVTKRATQMLIEKALEQNIAAVTIYRQSHIGRLTPYAAMCAEQGLAAIMFTDSGRGPKAVAPFGGRGRRLGTNPVCICVPSNEDSPVFIDMASSAVAAGKLAVYRRRNLPIPTGWIIDKDGNDTTDPNAYNEGGALLPVGGDLGYKGYGLSFMGEVFSGILTTLGFGLDPEGKHNDGSFIAAWRIDAFADLEWFKQQVSDFIAFIKTSPLAAGSPGILYPGEAEKHTEARLRAEGIAVEDSVWSDLTGIMQEYGIESLVGEPT encoded by the coding sequence ATGCCCACCTTCTCTCACGAGTACCTCCGAAAGGTGTCCTACGAGATCTTCAAGGCCGCCGGCACGCCGGACGAGGCCGCGCAGGATGTCGCCGAAGGCCTCATCAGCTCCAACCTCGCCGGTCACGACTCTCACGGCGTCGGGCAGGTGCCCGTCTACGTCGACCGCATCAAGGCGGGGCACATCATCCCGGACGCGCCCTACGTCGTCGACAAGGAGACACGCACCACCGCCGTCATCAACGGCAACTGGGGCTTCGGTTTCGCCGTGACCAAGCGGGCCACGCAGATGCTCATCGAGAAGGCGCTGGAACAGAACATCGCCGCAGTCACCATCTACCGGCAGAGCCATATTGGCCGCCTGACACCCTACGCGGCCATGTGCGCCGAGCAGGGACTGGCCGCCATCATGTTCACCGACTCCGGGCGAGGCCCCAAGGCCGTCGCGCCCTTCGGCGGCCGCGGCCGCCGGCTCGGCACCAACCCCGTCTGCATCTGCGTCCCGTCGAACGAGGACAGCCCCGTCTTCATCGATATGGCGAGCAGCGCCGTGGCGGCCGGCAAACTGGCGGTGTACCGCCGCCGCAACCTGCCGATACCGACCGGTTGGATTATCGACAAGGACGGCAACGACACCACGGACCCCAACGCCTACAACGAGGGCGGCGCACTGCTCCCCGTCGGCGGCGACCTTGGCTACAAGGGCTACGGCCTCAGCTTTATGGGCGAGGTCTTTTCCGGCATCCTGACTACCCTCGGCTTCGGCCTGGACCCAGAGGGCAAGCACAACGACGGGAGCTTCATCGCCGCGTGGCGCATTGATGCCTTTGCCGACCTGGAATGGTTCAAGCAGCAGGTGTCGGACTTCATCGCCTTCATCAAGACGTCGCCTCTGGCTGCGGGCAGCCCAGGCATCCTCTATCCCGGAGAGGCCGAGAAGCACACGGAGGCAAGGCTTCGAGCGGAAGGCATCGCGGTGGAGGACTCCGTTTGGAGCGACCTCACCGGGATCATGCAGGAGTACGGCATCGAGTCCCTAGTCGGCGAACCGACTTAG
- a CDS encoding AAC(3) family N-acetyltransferase has product MPKHPLSIAAVTEQLRALGVERGHTLQVHTSFSLTGPIEGGPLGLIDALREAIGPDGTLVMPSMTDDDDHPFEPRSTPCLGMGVTADTFWRLPGVLRSDSPHAFAAVGPHAERITSPHPIEPPHGPDSPVGRVQELAGHVLLLGVGHDANTTVHLAELLAGVRYRRRKYVTVLNDGGPLRYEYEEIDHCCERFALVDGWLEERGLQCRGIVGHAEARLVPARAVVDVVVERLRVDETAFLHPIGTDAECDDAWASMQG; this is encoded by the coding sequence ATGCCGAAGCATCCCCTCAGCATCGCCGCTGTCACGGAGCAACTGCGGGCATTGGGCGTCGAGCGCGGGCATACGCTGCAAGTCCACACCTCATTCTCGCTCACCGGCCCCATCGAGGGCGGCCCTCTCGGCCTCATCGACGCCCTCCGCGAAGCCATCGGCCCCGATGGCACCCTCGTCATGCCCAGCATGACCGATGACGACGACCACCCCTTTGAACCGAGAAGCACGCCCTGCCTCGGCATGGGCGTCACCGCCGACACCTTCTGGAGGCTCCCAGGCGTCCTCCGCAGCGACAGTCCCCACGCCTTCGCAGCCGTGGGCCCGCACGCCGAGCGCATCACCTCACCACATCCGATCGAGCCGCCGCATGGCCCCGATAGCCCTGTCGGCCGCGTGCAGGAGCTCGCCGGCCACGTCCTCCTGCTTGGCGTCGGACACGACGCCAACACCACCGTCCACCTCGCCGAGCTCCTCGCCGGAGTCCGCTACCGCCGTCGCAAGTACGTTACGGTGCTGAACGACGGCGGGCCGTTGCGATACGAGTATGAGGAGATTGACCACTGCTGCGAGCGCTTCGCGCTGGTGGACGGCTGGCTGGAAGAGCGAGGACTTCAATGTCGGGGAATCGTTGGTCACGCAGAGGCGCGGCTCGTACCCGCGAGGGCCGTCGTCGACGTTGTGGTAGAGCGCCTGCGCGTCGACGAAACAGCGTTCCTGCATCCAATTGGCACCGACGCGGAGTGCGACGACGCGTGGGCAAGCATGCAGGGTTAA
- a CDS encoding isocitrate lyase/phosphoenolpyruvate mutase family protein, translated as MNPTERRQRYRSYLGREQCIQPASIFDPISSRLATHLGFEIGMFAGSVASGVVLGAPDLTVITLSEFVDQARRITRASDISLMVDSDHGYGNALNVMRTVSELEAAEVCAMSIEDTALPTPFGATSVTVISLEESVGKMKAAVAAKRDPATIVIGRCAAMPVEGIEGVVARAAAYEAAGVDALFFTNLSTKDHVEAVEAATTLPLMLGSAPAELQDAAWLAAHRVRIALKGHLPFQTMIQGIYEALKHHADGGEPAGLSHRVPAADVMAQALANADYDGWQKEFLQ; from the coding sequence ATGAACCCCACGGAGCGTCGTCAGCGGTATCGCAGTTACCTGGGGCGGGAGCAGTGCATCCAACCCGCCTCCATCTTTGACCCCATCTCTTCGCGGCTGGCAACGCATTTGGGTTTCGAGATTGGGATGTTCGCCGGTTCTGTCGCCTCCGGCGTCGTGCTGGGGGCGCCCGACCTGACGGTCATTACGTTGAGCGAATTTGTGGACCAGGCGCGGCGCATCACGCGTGCAAGCGACATCAGCCTTATGGTCGACTCGGACCATGGGTACGGGAACGCGCTCAACGTCATGCGGACGGTGTCCGAGCTCGAGGCCGCCGAGGTCTGCGCCATGTCTATCGAGGACACGGCGCTTCCAACGCCGTTCGGCGCAACAAGCGTGACGGTGATCTCGCTGGAGGAATCGGTCGGGAAGATGAAGGCGGCCGTTGCGGCCAAGCGCGACCCTGCGACGATTGTCATTGGGCGGTGCGCGGCCATGCCCGTCGAGGGCATCGAGGGCGTGGTGGCCCGGGCAGCGGCGTATGAGGCAGCAGGGGTGGACGCGCTCTTCTTCACCAACCTGTCCACCAAGGACCACGTCGAGGCAGTCGAGGCGGCCACAACGCTGCCGCTGATGCTTGGGTCGGCGCCGGCGGAGCTGCAGGACGCCGCCTGGCTGGCGGCGCACCGCGTCCGCATCGCACTCAAGGGCCACTTGCCATTCCAGACGATGATCCAGGGAATCTATGAGGCGCTCAAGCACCACGCAGACGGCGGAGAGCCTGCCGGGCTCAGCCATCGCGTTCCGGCCGCCGACGTCATGGCGCAAGCGCTGGCAAACGCAGACTACGATGGGTGGCAGAAGGAATTCTTGCAGTAG
- a CDS encoding ATP-binding cassette domain-containing protein, whose protein sequence is MHFPVTSGFILQRKVGDIKAVDGVSFSIRPGETLGLVGESGSGKTTVGRCIIQLNEPTSGQVWLDGVDLTRAKGKQLRGMRRRMQMVFQDPYSSLNPRMSIGTIVGEPMLVHNIAHGKNELRDQVSELLHVVGLNPSMADRYPHEFSGGQRQRIGIARAIAVRPEFIVADEPVSALDVSIQAQLINLLEDIQEQFNLTFLFIAHDLSVVRHMSENVAVMYLGKIMELADRNELYENPLHPYTRALLSAVPVPNPRVEAQRERIVLQGTIPSPMNAPSGCVFHTRCPIAVDDCKVVTPPLKEYAPGHWAACIKI, encoded by the coding sequence ATGCACTTCCCCGTGACCTCCGGTTTCATCCTGCAACGCAAGGTTGGAGACATCAAGGCTGTTGACGGCGTCAGTTTCTCCATCCGACCGGGCGAGACCCTTGGCCTGGTGGGGGAGAGCGGCTCCGGCAAGACGACCGTCGGCCGATGTATCATCCAGCTCAACGAGCCCACCTCCGGGCAGGTCTGGCTGGATGGCGTCGACCTGACCAGGGCCAAGGGAAAGCAACTTCGGGGCATGCGGCGACGCATGCAGATGGTCTTCCAGGACCCCTATTCCAGCCTCAACCCCCGCATGAGCATCGGCACGATCGTCGGTGAGCCGATGCTCGTCCACAATATCGCCCACGGCAAGAATGAGCTACGGGACCAGGTGTCCGAGCTCTTGCACGTTGTCGGGCTAAACCCCTCCATGGCGGACCGGTACCCCCACGAGTTCAGCGGCGGTCAGCGGCAGCGAATCGGCATCGCCCGCGCCATCGCTGTCCGGCCTGAATTCATCGTTGCCGACGAGCCGGTGTCGGCCCTCGATGTCTCCATTCAGGCCCAGCTCATCAACCTGTTGGAGGACATCCAGGAGCAGTTCAACCTGACCTTCCTCTTCATTGCCCACGACCTCTCCGTGGTGCGGCACATGTCCGAGAACGTGGCGGTCATGTACCTGGGCAAGATCATGGAGCTGGCTGACCGCAACGAGCTCTACGAGAACCCGCTCCATCCCTACACGCGGGCGCTGCTCTCCGCGGTGCCCGTCCCCAACCCGCGCGTCGAGGCGCAGCGCGAGCGCATCGTGCTGCAGGGCACTATTCCGAGCCCCATGAACGCGCCGTCGGGCTGCGTCTTTCACACTCGTTGCCCTATCGCCGTCGACGACTGCAAGGTTGTCACGCCGCCCCTCAAGGAGTATGCTCCCGGTCATTGGGCGGCTTGCATCAAGATATAG
- a CDS encoding ABC transporter ATP-binding protein has product MTEFGDISEYLLTVEGLKTYFFSHSGVVKAVDGISYDVREGETLAIVGESGCGKSVGALSIMRLVSSPPGRIVDGRVLFDGADLLEVSESQMRTIRGNRIAMIFQEPMTSLNPVLTIGKQITESLELHLKMQGAEAQQRAVELLEMVGIPDAPSRLKQYPHQCSGGMRERLMIAMAMSCNPRLLIADEPTTALDVTIQAQILELIKNLSAQLGTAVIIITHNLGVVARYADRVNVMYAGKIIERGTAIDIYENPQHPYTQGLLDSVPRLDEDRKRKLESIDGMPPDLMNLPTGCAFRPRCKYAIERCGEETPPLLPVAEGHTAACWVTAGSASEVGA; this is encoded by the coding sequence ATGACCGAATTTGGCGACATCTCTGAGTACCTGCTTACTGTAGAGGGTCTGAAGACGTACTTCTTCTCCCATAGCGGCGTCGTCAAGGCTGTTGACGGAATCTCCTATGACGTCCGCGAGGGCGAGACCCTCGCCATCGTGGGTGAGAGCGGCTGCGGGAAGAGCGTCGGTGCGCTGTCCATCATGCGCCTCGTCTCCAGCCCGCCGGGCCGCATCGTCGACGGCCGCGTCCTTTTTGACGGCGCGGACTTGCTGGAAGTGAGCGAGTCGCAGATGCGGACCATTCGTGGCAACCGCATCGCCATGATCTTCCAGGAGCCAATGACATCGCTTAACCCCGTGCTAACCATCGGCAAGCAGATCACGGAGTCGCTTGAGCTGCACCTGAAGATGCAGGGCGCGGAGGCGCAGCAGCGCGCGGTCGAGCTGTTGGAGATGGTGGGCATCCCGGACGCGCCCAGCCGCCTGAAGCAGTACCCCCACCAATGCAGCGGCGGCATGCGCGAGCGGTTGATGATCGCGATGGCCATGAGCTGCAACCCGAGATTGCTCATCGCGGACGAGCCGACCACCGCGCTGGACGTTACGATCCAGGCGCAGATCCTGGAGCTCATCAAGAACCTCAGCGCCCAGCTTGGCACCGCAGTCATCATAATCACGCACAACCTTGGCGTCGTGGCGCGCTATGCCGACCGGGTCAACGTCATGTACGCCGGCAAGATCATCGAGCGCGGCACGGCTATCGACATCTACGAGAACCCGCAGCACCCGTACACGCAGGGCCTGTTGGACTCTGTGCCCAGGCTCGACGAGGACCGCAAGCGAAAGCTCGAGTCCATTGATGGGATGCCCCCGGACCTGATGAACCTTCCAACGGGCTGCGCATTCCGGCCGCGCTGCAAGTACGCTATAGAGCGTTGCGGCGAGGAAACGCCGCCCCTATTGCCCGTCGCCGAGGGGCATACTGCGGCATGCTGGGTGACCGCCGGCTCGGCCTCGGAGGTCGGGGCATGA
- a CDS encoding aldo/keto reductase, whose product MRYSELGGTGVQVSAIAFGCGPTAGMIVKGTPEERRRGVSCALDLGVNLFDTASIYGAGASEAHLGETLQELKARPVIGSKVALELPDLDDVKGNTIRSVEESLERLRVETIDLIQLHNRVGLERAERSDMGVGAQLTVDDVLAPGGVLDAFQVLQQQGKVRYFGFTAYGGLLSCVYQLIDSGQFHSINGLYNIINPSAVRPAAAVDRDFGQVFDRSANLGMGIIVIRVLAAGLLAGAGDDPAAARVREVLDGHGIAPVEGAVRYVLSNPIVATSVIGFSEVEHIEEACAAEERGALPDDVLMELEAVVPAA is encoded by the coding sequence ATGCGGTATAGCGAATTGGGCGGCACAGGAGTACAGGTCTCGGCCATTGCCTTCGGCTGCGGACCGACGGCAGGCATGATAGTGAAGGGCACGCCGGAGGAGCGCCGCCGAGGCGTGTCCTGCGCGCTCGACCTTGGCGTCAACCTGTTCGACACGGCATCCATCTACGGCGCCGGCGCCTCCGAAGCACACCTGGGGGAGACGCTGCAGGAGCTCAAGGCACGCCCGGTCATCGGGAGCAAGGTCGCGCTGGAGCTGCCAGACCTGGACGACGTAAAGGGCAACACTATCCGATCCGTGGAGGAGAGCCTCGAGCGGCTCCGGGTGGAGACGATCGACCTCATCCAGCTCCACAACCGCGTTGGTCTTGAGCGGGCGGAGCGTTCCGACATGGGCGTGGGCGCGCAGCTTACCGTCGATGACGTGCTTGCTCCCGGCGGCGTCCTCGACGCCTTTCAGGTGTTGCAGCAGCAGGGCAAGGTGCGCTACTTCGGGTTCACGGCCTATGGCGGGCTGCTCTCCTGCGTCTACCAACTCATCGACAGCGGACAGTTCCACAGCATCAACGGCCTATACAACATTATCAACCCCTCCGCCGTCCGTCCGGCCGCGGCCGTGGACCGCGATTTTGGCCAGGTCTTCGACCGTTCGGCCAATCTTGGCATGGGCATCATCGTCATCCGCGTTCTTGCCGCGGGCTTGCTGGCTGGCGCCGGCGATGATCCCGCGGCCGCACGTGTACGAGAGGTGCTCGACGGGCACGGCATCGCCCCTGTCGAAGGCGCGGTGCGGTATGTGCTCAGCAACCCCATCGTTGCCACGTCCGTCATCGGCTTTTCTGAGGTGGAGCACATTGAGGAGGCATGCGCCGCCGAGGAGAGAGGCGCGCTGCCAGACGACGTGCTCATGGAGCTTGAAGCAGTGGTGCCGGCTGCATGA